One Archangium violaceum genomic window, GGCGGGGTCGTCGGTGAAGAACCCATCGATGCCGGCCGCGAGGTACGCGTGGATCTCCTTGATCGCTCCGGACTCGCTGCGCGTGCTGGCCTCTCCCGTTGCCTTGAGCGGGGCGGGCAGGAAGTTGTTCTCCGGGCGGAAGGTGTACGGGAACACCACCAGCTTCGCCGCGTGGGCGTTGCGCACCAGAGCGCTCGGCTGCTGGAAGTTGCCCGCGTCGTCCACGTTGATGATGCTCAGCTTGTAGGGCCCGACGCCGTTGGCATAGGTGGCGATCTCCTTCATGCCCGCCTCGGTCATCAGGTCGCTGTAGGTGCGCGGGTCGCCCGCCTTGACGAAGTCATAGGGCTTCGCGGTCCCTTCATCCATCAACTGCACCAGCTTCCAGTTCGGCTGCGAGGTTCCGATCTTCGCGTGCATCTCCTTCAGGTTCGCCACCTCGAAGGACTGGATGTAGACCGTGGCGGTGCTCGCGGTGAACTCGTCCTTCTTCAGCTCGGCGATCAGCCGGTCCTCCATCGCGAGGCCAATCTCCTGGAAGTAGGTGGGGTGCTTGGTCTCCGGGTACAGGTGGATGGTGCGCCCGGTCTCGGCCGACAGCTCCTTGGCCAGGGCGATCACCTCGGCGAGCGTGGGGACCTCGAACTGATCGTTGTACTGCGTATTGGCCGGGCGGAACTGCGGAATCCGCTCACGCGCGCGCAGCCTCTTGAGCTCCTCCAGCGTGAAGTCCTCGGTGAACCAGCCGGTGAGCTGCACGCCGTCAATCGTCTTCGTGGTCTTGCGGCCCGCGAACTCCTCCACCGACGCCACGTTCGTGGTGCCGGAGATCTCGTTCTCATGACGGGCCACGAGATGACCGTCCTTCGTGGACACGAGATCCGGCTCGATGATGTCCGCACCGTCCTCGACCGCCTTGCGGTAGGCCTCCAGCGTGTGCTCCGGCCGCAGCGCGCTGGCGCCACGATGACCGACCACGAGCGCCCTGGTGGCGGCGGGCGGGGGATTGCCGCCACCATCGTCCGGGCAGCCGGTCAGTGCGAGGGCGCACGCCGCCGCGAACGGCAGCACGGCGGACAGACGAAGCGAGGAGCGAAGCGGATGGCGACGCGGGGTGGATGGGTGCAAGTGTGTCTCCTGGGGTTGTGGAGTGCGTACGTCCTGGAAGGCCGGGCGGACGTAGCACCAGCAGGTGACAGAACAGTGAATAAAGCGGGAATACGTCGTCAAGCTCTACGGCTCGGGGAATATGAGCAGGCCGCGAGAGAGGTCGATGGCGTAGAGGTAACCGTCACCGGGCCGGCGGATTCCAATGGCGCCGTCGAAGAAGCTGAGCCCCCGGTACGGATCCGTTTCCCTCCAGGTGTTGTAGTACGCCACTTCCCTTGAGTGCTCGGGCTGGGACACGTCCAGCACCCGCACGCCGTCCTGGTAGTGCGCCAGGTAGAGCCGGTCGGACATATCGACGGTAGGATTTCGCGCCCGACCCTCCTCGTGAAGGTGTGCCGCGTCAAGATCTAGTCCGAGGACCCCTGGCTCACGCCTTGTCCAGCACGCCGTTGCGATAGTCCTGGATGGCCCGATGGATTTCCGCCTCGGTGTTCATCACGAACGGGCCATGCTGGACGATGGGCTCCCCGATCGGCTTCGCCGCGGCGACGAGCACCGCGCTCCGCTGGTTCGTCGCGCGAAGGCGGAGCCGCTTGCCGGAGCCGAGGAGGGCAAGGTTCCCCGCGCGCACCGTCTTCCTCTTCGCCTCCGGACCGAAGTCGACCTCTCCCGTGTAGACGAACGCGAAGGCGGTGTGCGCGTCCGGTAGCTCGAGCTCGAAGGGCTGGTCATCCTCCAGCGTCAGGGTCAGGAGCGTGGGTTGCGTCGGGCGCTCGCGCACGGGACCCGCGAGATCGTTCGGCCTGCCAGCGATGACCCGCATCCTGCTCCCCGCCGATGAGAGCTTCGCCTCGGCGAGCTGCTCCGGCCCGAGGTCCTGGTAGTACGCGGGGCACATCTTTTCCTTCGCGGGCAGGTTGATCCACAGCTGGAAGCCAGACATCAGCCCCGCTTCCTGCTCCGGCATCTCGGAGTGGATGATGCCGCGTCCCGCCGTCATCCACTGCGAGCCGCCACCCCGGATGAGCCCCGAGTTCCCCCGGCTGTCACGATGCCGCATGTAGCCGTCGAGCATCACCGTCACCGTCTCGAAGCCGCGGTGGGGATGGGAGGGGAAGCCGGCGATGTACGCGTTCGGATCGTCCGAGTGGAAGCGATCGAGCATCAGGAACGGATCGAGGTTGCGCAGCGTGGGCTGACCGATGACGCGCGTCAGCCGCACACCCGCGCCGTCCGTCGTCGGAATGCCAGGCAGCGTCCGCACCACGTTCCGGTCGGACGTGGGGATGTACGCGGGAGCCTGCGAGGCGGGCTCGGTTCCGGAGCGGCATCCCGCCGCCACGGCCACCGTCGCCAGCATCGAGTCGATGAGGAACCGCCGACGCGTCGTCGTTCTCATGGGGGGGATGATAGTCGAGCCGGCGCTTCCGGTGTGGACGGGCGGTAGCGTGGGTAGGAGCCAAAAACCTTGAAGAAGGAGGTCTGCCCCTGCAGCCGCTGGAGGGCGGCGGCCACGTGCGGCTCCAGGCGATGACCCTCGATGTCGGCCAGGAAGATGTAGTCGCCCAGCATCTCCTTGGCCGGACGGGACTCGAGCCGGGTCAGGTTGATGCGGGCCTGGGCGAGTACCTGCAGGGCGTCGAGCAGGGAGCCCGCCCGGTTCTCGGGCATGGCGAAGCACAGTGAGGTGCGGTCCTGGCCGGTGGGCGCCGCGTCCTCGGAGCCGAGCAGGATGAACCGTGTCTGGTTGTTGGGATGGTCCTGGATGTCGTGGGCGAGGGTGGTAGCGGACTGGAGCTCGATGGCGCGGCGGGTCGTGATGGCGGCGGCGGGGCGTGAGTCGCTCAGCGCATCCGTGAGGGCGGCGGAGTTGCTGAGGGCCGCGACGGTGGCGGCGCCGGGCAGGCAGCGTTCGACGAAACGGCGGCTCTGGCCGAGCGCCTGGGGGTGGGCATGGAGCACCTGCACCTGGTGGAGCTGCAGCCCCGGGCGTGTCGCGAGCATGTGGCGCACGGGCAGGACGAGCTCACTGCTGATCCGAAGGGAGGTCTCCCGGATGAGCAGATCGAGCGTGGTGGTGACGGAGCCCTCCAGCGAGTTCTCGAGCGGGAGGACACCGAAAGTCGCGGCGCCGGTCTCCACGGCCGTGACGACGGCCGGGATGCTGGCGAGCGGGAGGAGCTGATCCTCGGGGCCGCCCCAGGAGAGCGCGGCTTCCTCGCTGAATGTGCCGGGGGGACCGAGATAGGCAATCGTCTTCATGGGTGGGTGCAATCCCTTCTCCGCCAGAGGGCAAGGTAACGCATCGCCCGGACACTTCGTACGAACATCTCGTACGGTCCGTTCGGGTGTCTCTCCCCCGGCCCGTCGGATGAGACCCGGGTGTGGCCCTGTTCCATGTCATGGGGTCTCATGGGAGAGGACGGCAGGATGGGCGGGTAGGGACACGAGGACGAGCCGGGGCAACGCAATGCAGATGGATTGGGTGCGGGCGATGGAGCACCTGATGGAGTTGGCGACTTCCCAGGACACCGCGCGCGGGATGTTCCTCAACCGGACCCTGGAGACGGTCCGCTCGCTCGGGGACGAGGCGGCCCTGAGGAGCTGTCAGGCGGTGCTCGGCCAGCAACGGCTCCTGGACTTCGTGAACTACCCCGTCACCCTGCTCATCCAGCTGACCCTCACCGCGGTGCGGGAGCTGAGTGCCCGGCATGGAGGCGCGGAGCAGGTGCTGCGCCTCCTGGGGCAGAGGGCCGCGGTGGGCCTCATGTCCTCCACGGTGGGCACCGCGATGCACACGCGGACGGGCAGCGACGACGAGCACATCTCCTCCAGCATCCAGGCCATCTACAAGGTGACGTCCAATTACGGCGAGCGCTCGGTGGATTGGCTGGGTCCCAAGCGCGGCATCCTCATCATGCGGCGCAGCTTCCTGCCGATGCCGTACCACGAGGGCGCCATGCTGGAGGTCCTCACGCGGCTGGGCGCTCAGCTTCCGCGGGTCGAGGGCCGGGTGCTGGGGCCGCTCGACAGCGAATACGACTTCTCCTGGTCGTGAGACCCGTACCGGGGCCTGCCCGCCCGGTGGACGCCCTCATGCCGGGCACACATCTTCCTCTTCGAGAAGACTTGCGAGGAGGATGACGATGACCCGTGAAGAGCTCCTGTCCCGCGTCGCCGAGCGCGGCGGGTTGCCCGGTGTGGAAGCAGCGGAGCGCGTGGTTCGCGCGGTGCTCGAGGTCCTGGGCGAGCGGTTGAGCTGGCCCGTCATCCAGGCGTTGGTGGATGACCTTCCCGCCTCGTTGGCCGCCAGCTTGCGCGATGTGAGTCCCCATCAGGTCTTCAAC contains:
- a CDS encoding pirin family protein; the protein is MRTTTRRRFLIDSMLATVAVAAGCRSGTEPASQAPAYIPTSDRNVVRTLPGIPTTDGAGVRLTRVIGQPTLRNLDPFLMLDRFHSDDPNAYIAGFPSHPHRGFETVTVMLDGYMRHRDSRGNSGLIRGGGSQWMTAGRGIIHSEMPEQEAGLMSGFQLWINLPAKEKMCPAYYQDLGPEQLAEAKLSSAGSRMRVIAGRPNDLAGPVRERPTQPTLLTLTLEDDQPFELELPDAHTAFAFVYTGEVDFGPEAKRKTVRAGNLALLGSGKRLRLRATNQRSAVLVAAAKPIGEPIVQHGPFVMNTEAEIHRAIQDYRNGVLDKA
- a CDS encoding glycerophosphodiester phosphodiesterase, with translation MHPSTPRRHPLRSSLRLSAVLPFAAACALALTGCPDDGGGNPPPAATRALVVGHRGASALRPEHTLEAYRKAVEDGADIIEPDLVSTKDGHLVARHENEISGTTNVASVEEFAGRKTTKTIDGVQLTGWFTEDFTLEELKRLRARERIPQFRPANTQYNDQFEVPTLAEVIALAKELSAETGRTIHLYPETKHPTYFQEIGLAMEDRLIAELKKDEFTASTATVYIQSFEVANLKEMHAKIGTSQPNWKLVQLMDEGTAKPYDFVKAGDPRTYSDLMTEAGMKEIATYANGVGPYKLSIINVDDAGNFQQPSALVRNAHAAKLVVFPYTFRPENNFLPAPLKATGEASTRSESGAIKEIHAYLAAGIDGFFTDDPAVGRQAVDTYKP
- a CDS encoding TIGR02265 family protein, which codes for MQMDWVRAMEHLMELATSQDTARGMFLNRTLETVRSLGDEAALRSCQAVLGQQRLLDFVNYPVTLLIQLTLTAVRELSARHGGAEQVLRLLGQRAAVGLMSSTVGTAMHTRTGSDDEHISSSIQAIYKVTSNYGERSVDWLGPKRGILIMRRSFLPMPYHEGAMLEVLTRLGAQLPRVEGRVLGPLDSEYDFSWS
- the pheA gene encoding prephenate dehydratase codes for the protein MKTIAYLGPPGTFSEEAALSWGGPEDQLLPLASIPAVVTAVETGAATFGVLPLENSLEGSVTTTLDLLIRETSLRISSELVLPVRHMLATRPGLQLHQVQVLHAHPQALGQSRRFVERCLPGAATVAALSNSAALTDALSDSRPAAAITTRRAIELQSATTLAHDIQDHPNNQTRFILLGSEDAAPTGQDRTSLCFAMPENRAGSLLDALQVLAQARINLTRLESRPAKEMLGDYIFLADIEGHRLEPHVAAALQRLQGQTSFFKVFGSYPRYRPSTPEAPARLSSPP